The following are from one region of the Stigmatella ashevillena genome:
- a CDS encoding beta-ketoacyl synthase N-terminal-like domain-containing protein: MLYGLLHRAARAAPERTAIVYGTARISYRRLLRGVEGFAAELGAAGLEASDCVSLVLGNNPQFVVALFAAARRGCVVLPLSPQLADDALVRYFSDARPRRVVTTQAQAERCRQALARSELEAAVSVVSDIALPDADVDLDAPSEAARTPFRGRALYLYTSGSEGYKKRICRTQENLYYESINFVHSATLGPEDTVGCLVPLYHSYGLGNGLLAAVGAGSTLVLLAPRSEEGEQVELPFAARGKEALALLEREGVRVLAAVAHQYEALAQLPREPGQPSTLPALRWCLNSGNRLPLEVYQRFLERFGTPIRQLYGSTETGSIAANLITDDSFRPDGVGACLENVKVSIVDEQGQELPPGAVGAVLVSSPVLPPDGYDGHPEATRAAFSGGFYRTGDLGCLSQEGILRIVGRKQTFIDTGGYKVDPRNVETVLLDHPWVREAVVLGVHAPGLGQVVKAVIVAQEGCDEASLVRHCQGRLAAYEVPRLFDFRKELPRSPLGKILKEELLGGAGAGGGCFVLGSDGAFGLERMNWKRGEPQAPGPGEVRIQVLAAGLGALDARLGQGESPEASSGGTSGALRFGSECCGRVVSLGEGVTRLNVGDEVIAVTFGCLASHVCVPEALVVPKPRSLTVEEAAALPATYVLAHYALVQVARLQKGERLLIHAAGGGIGLAALQTAQHRGAEVFATADSEARRERLRASGAARVMDSHSRALPDEVRQHTHGGGFDVILNSLDGEFLPPSLELLHEGGRFVELDKRGAHADHPLGLGPFQRGLGFTLVDLHGLLSHRPQLVSTVLAEVATLAEEGVYRPRIDRSFPASEIHEAFRYLETAAYVGPIVIDLRDSELSVQPSSARIEPELRGALEAELASRSPEEQRAFLEERIRGELAELLRTDRATLPRREPLRTLGLDSLHTVLLQQRLASMCGIALTVTFIWEHPSIEELAAGLLRELRLSSNKGHEQTPRTRVPPRMERTRDEPFAIIGIGCRLPGGTTSPSAFWELLSNGVDAIREVPGERWRADDVLARAGGAPGLVAPRWGGFLDDIEGFDASFFGITSREAQAMDPQQRLLLEVSWEALEDAGLPPLGLRESRTGVFVGMSFSDYAARALYPGDLSRITPYSSTGSIFSVAAGRISYVLGLSGPSLVVDTACSSSLQAIHLACQSLRTGECDMALAGGVNLLLEPHASLAMGRMEALAPDGRCKPFDASADGIVRSEGCAVIALKPLSAALRDRDRIYALIRGSASNHDGRSNGLTAPNGRAQRAVIRQALARARVSPAEVGYVETHGTGTRLGDPIEVHALGDVLGEGRDPERPVLLGAVKSNIGHTEACAGVAGLIKASLVFQHGTIPANLHFREPNPHIAWGPLAMRVAATPVAWPEREGERRIAGVSAFGLSGTNVHVILEEPPRGYVP, encoded by the coding sequence ATGCTCTACGGACTTCTCCACCGCGCGGCACGTGCAGCTCCCGAGCGCACCGCGATCGTCTACGGCACCGCGCGCATCAGCTACCGCCGGCTGCTGCGCGGTGTCGAGGGCTTCGCCGCCGAGCTTGGCGCCGCAGGCCTCGAGGCCTCGGATTGCGTGTCCCTGGTCTTGGGCAACAATCCCCAGTTCGTGGTGGCGCTCTTCGCCGCAGCCCGGCGCGGGTGCGTGGTGCTGCCGCTGAGCCCGCAGCTCGCCGACGATGCGCTCGTTCGCTACTTCTCCGATGCCCGGCCGCGCAGGGTCGTCACCACGCAGGCCCAGGCAGAGCGATGCCGACAGGCCCTGGCTCGCAGCGAGCTGGAGGCGGCCGTGAGCGTCGTCTCGGACATCGCGCTCCCCGACGCTGACGTCGACCTGGATGCCCCCAGCGAGGCGGCACGGACGCCCTTCCGCGGCAGGGCCCTCTACCTCTACACATCGGGCTCAGAGGGCTACAAGAAGCGCATCTGCCGCACCCAGGAGAACCTGTATTACGAGTCGATCAACTTCGTACACTCGGCCACGCTGGGACCTGAGGACACGGTCGGATGCCTGGTGCCGCTCTATCACTCCTACGGGCTGGGCAACGGGCTGCTCGCGGCCGTGGGCGCGGGATCCACCCTGGTCCTCCTGGCGCCCCGCAGCGAGGAGGGCGAACAGGTGGAGTTGCCCTTCGCCGCCCGAGGCAAGGAGGCGTTGGCGCTCCTCGAGCGCGAAGGTGTGCGCGTGCTCGCGGCCGTGGCCCACCAGTACGAAGCCCTGGCGCAACTGCCTCGTGAGCCCGGCCAGCCGTCCACGCTGCCAGCGCTCCGGTGGTGCCTGAACTCGGGCAACCGGCTGCCTCTAGAGGTCTACCAGCGCTTCCTGGAGCGCTTTGGCACTCCCATCCGTCAGCTCTATGGGTCCACAGAGACGGGATCAATCGCCGCCAACCTGATCACAGACGACAGCTTCCGCCCCGACGGGGTAGGTGCCTGCCTCGAGAACGTCAAGGTCTCGATCGTGGACGAGCAGGGTCAGGAGCTTCCTCCGGGCGCCGTGGGGGCCGTGCTGGTCTCGAGCCCTGTCCTGCCCCCCGACGGCTATGACGGACACCCGGAGGCCACTCGGGCGGCATTCTCGGGCGGCTTCTACCGCACCGGCGATCTCGGCTGCCTGAGCCAGGAAGGCATCCTGCGCATCGTCGGCCGCAAGCAGACCTTCATCGACACCGGCGGCTACAAGGTCGATCCCAGGAACGTGGAGACCGTGCTGCTCGATCATCCTTGGGTGCGCGAGGCCGTCGTCCTCGGGGTTCATGCGCCGGGGCTCGGCCAGGTGGTGAAGGCGGTGATCGTCGCGCAAGAGGGCTGCGACGAGGCCTCGCTCGTGCGGCACTGCCAAGGACGGCTGGCCGCGTACGAGGTGCCGCGCCTCTTCGACTTTCGCAAGGAGTTGCCTCGGAGCCCGCTGGGAAAGATCCTCAAGGAGGAACTCCTCGGTGGCGCGGGGGCGGGAGGAGGTTGCTTCGTCCTCGGCTCCGACGGCGCGTTCGGGCTGGAGCGGATGAACTGGAAGCGCGGCGAACCCCAGGCACCCGGACCGGGTGAGGTCCGGATCCAGGTCCTCGCCGCGGGCCTCGGCGCACTGGATGCGCGACTGGGCCAGGGCGAGTCCCCCGAGGCCTCATCCGGTGGCACCTCCGGAGCTTTGCGCTTCGGCAGCGAGTGCTGTGGCCGGGTCGTCTCGCTCGGCGAAGGGGTCACCCGCCTCAACGTGGGTGACGAGGTCATCGCTGTCACCTTCGGCTGTCTCGCCAGCCATGTCTGTGTTCCCGAAGCGCTGGTCGTGCCCAAGCCGCGGTCTCTGACGGTGGAAGAAGCCGCGGCACTCCCTGCGACCTATGTGCTCGCCCACTACGCGCTGGTACAGGTGGCGAGGCTCCAGAAGGGAGAGCGCCTGCTCATCCATGCCGCAGGCGGCGGCATCGGGCTCGCGGCGCTGCAGACGGCCCAGCACCGGGGGGCAGAGGTGTTCGCCACAGCGGACAGCGAGGCCCGGCGCGAGCGTCTGCGCGCTTCGGGTGCCGCTCGCGTCATGGACTCCCACTCGCGGGCCCTCCCGGACGAGGTGCGCCAGCACACGCACGGCGGGGGCTTCGACGTCATCTTGAACTCGCTGGATGGTGAGTTCCTCCCCCCGAGCCTGGAACTCCTGCACGAGGGCGGCCGCTTCGTCGAACTGGACAAGCGTGGCGCCCATGCCGACCACCCGCTCGGGCTCGGCCCCTTCCAGCGCGGGCTCGGCTTCACACTCGTGGATCTGCACGGCCTGCTGTCACACCGCCCGCAGCTCGTCAGCACAGTGCTGGCCGAGGTCGCCACGCTCGCGGAGGAGGGGGTGTACCGGCCGAGGATCGATCGCAGCTTCCCGGCCTCAGAGATACACGAGGCCTTCCGTTACTTGGAGACGGCCGCGTACGTCGGCCCGATCGTCATCGACCTACGCGACAGTGAACTCTCGGTGCAGCCCTCCAGCGCGCGCATCGAACCCGAGCTGCGCGGGGCGCTCGAGGCCGAGCTGGCCTCCCGCTCTCCCGAAGAGCAGCGAGCGTTTCTGGAAGAGCGAATCCGGGGTGAACTCGCGGAACTCCTCCGCACTGACCGCGCCACCCTGCCGCGTCGCGAGCCTCTGCGCACCCTGGGGCTGGACTCCCTGCACACCGTCCTGTTGCAGCAGCGCCTCGCGAGCATGTGCGGCATCGCCCTGACGGTGACCTTCATCTGGGAGCACCCCAGCATCGAAGAACTCGCCGCGGGGCTGCTGCGCGAGCTGCGCCTCTCCTCTAACAAGGGGCATGAGCAGACTCCCCGCACGCGTGTCCCGCCGAGGATGGAGCGCACGCGTGACGAGCCCTTCGCCATCATCGGCATCGGATGTCGGCTGCCAGGGGGCACCACTTCCCCCTCGGCTTTCTGGGAACTGCTGTCGAACGGCGTGGATGCCATTCGCGAAGTTCCCGGGGAGCGATGGCGGGCGGACGACGTTCTCGCACGCGCTGGCGGCGCTCCCGGGCTCGTCGCCCCGCGCTGGGGCGGCTTCCTGGACGACATCGAAGGCTTCGATGCCTCCTTCTTTGGCATCACGTCGCGTGAGGCCCAGGCCATGGATCCGCAGCAGCGCCTGCTGCTCGAGGTGAGCTGGGAGGCTCTCGAGGACGCCGGCCTGCCGCCCCTTGGCCTGCGCGAGAGCCGCACGGGCGTCTTCGTGGGCATGTCCTTCTCCGACTACGCCGCGCGGGCCCTCTACCCAGGCGACCTGAGCCGGATCACCCCCTACTCGAGCACGGGGAGCATCTTCAGCGTCGCGGCCGGGCGCATCTCCTATGTCCTGGGACTGAGCGGCCCCAGCCTCGTGGTCGACACGGCGTGCTCCTCTTCACTGCAGGCCATCCACCTCGCATGCCAGAGCCTGCGCACAGGCGAGTGCGACATGGCGCTCGCTGGCGGCGTCAACCTGCTCCTCGAGCCCCATGCGAGCCTCGCGATGGGCCGCATGGAGGCGCTGGCCCCGGATGGCCGCTGCAAGCCCTTCGATGCCTCGGCGGACGGAATCGTGCGCTCCGAAGGCTGCGCCGTCATCGCCCTCAAGCCCTTGAGCGCGGCCTTAAGAGACCGCGATCGCATCTACGCGCTCATCCGTGGCTCGGCGAGCAACCATGATGGACGCAGCAACGGCCTGACCGCGCCCAACGGCCGTGCCCAGCGGGCGGTGATCCGGCAGGCGCTGGCGCGCGCCCGGGTCTCTCCGGCCGAAGTCGGTTATGTCGAGACCCACGGGACAGGTACTCGCCTGGGTGATCCCATCGAGGTCCACGCCCTGGGTGACGTGCTGGGCGAAGGCCGCGACCCCGAGCGCCCGGTCCTCCTGGGCGCGGTCAAGAGCAACATCGGCCACACGGAGGCATGCGCGGGCGTGGCCGGTCTCATCAAGGCGTCGCTCGTCTTCCAGCACGGCACCATCCCGGCCAACCTTCACTTCCGTGAGCCGAACCCACACATTGCCTGGGGGCCTCTGGCGATGCGTGTCGCCGCCACGCCCGTGGCATGGCCGGAGCGTGAGGGCGAGCGTCGCATCGCCGGTGTGAGCGCGTTCGGCCTCAGCGGGACCAACGTCCACGTCATCCTCGAGGAGCCACCTCGAGGGTACGTCCCTTGA
- a CDS encoding alpha/beta fold hydrolase, protein MSQPTSHFLEGDGAKIHYLRWNEPHEGRPTAVLTHGLGFVGASWMLLACELARDYTVYAIDRRGHGLSELTGERDFSFELFSRDLILFLDTLGVRGAYGIGHSSGATDMLLAAAARPHAFERILAVEPTAQDPRAQREPDPTLSELCQGFVERTRYRKGPYPSREKALEMLRKRSPIQNWHPELLRAQIDHGYRDAPGGGVEPCCPPTVEAEMLVPIFQTMENRYPGREFERLLEIRCPVLVISADESNPVFGAMAALVAQVIPGARLEHRQGATHFWPQERPDEFAQQVATFASTVTRSPTWT, encoded by the coding sequence ATGAGCCAGCCCACCTCCCACTTCCTTGAAGGCGACGGGGCGAAGATCCACTACCTGCGCTGGAACGAACCCCATGAGGGCCGTCCGACCGCAGTGCTCACGCATGGCCTGGGCTTCGTGGGGGCTTCGTGGATGCTCCTGGCGTGTGAACTCGCGCGCGATTACACGGTCTACGCCATCGACCGCCGCGGCCATGGGCTCAGCGAGCTGACGGGAGAGCGTGACTTCTCGTTCGAGCTCTTCAGCCGCGACCTGATCCTCTTCCTGGATACCCTCGGCGTGCGGGGCGCTTATGGCATCGGCCACAGCTCGGGGGCCACGGACATGCTCCTGGCCGCTGCTGCGCGTCCTCATGCCTTCGAGCGCATCCTGGCCGTAGAGCCCACCGCGCAGGATCCGCGCGCCCAGCGCGAGCCGGATCCCACGCTGTCGGAGCTGTGCCAGGGGTTCGTCGAGCGCACGCGCTACCGCAAGGGCCCGTATCCCAGCCGCGAAAAGGCGCTCGAGATGTTGCGCAAGCGCTCGCCTATCCAGAACTGGCACCCCGAACTGCTGCGCGCCCAGATTGATCATGGCTATCGCGACGCTCCGGGCGGAGGGGTCGAGCCCTGCTGCCCACCCACCGTCGAGGCCGAGATGCTGGTCCCCATCTTCCAGACGATGGAGAACCGCTACCCTGGCCGCGAATTCGAGCGCCTCCTGGAGATCAGGTGCCCGGTGCTCGTCATCTCGGCCGACGAGAGCAACCCCGTCTTCGGGGCCATGGCCGCGCTCGTCGCCCAGGTGATCCCGGGAGCCCGCCTCGAGCATCGCCAGGGAGCCACCCACTTCTGGCCTCAGGAGCGTCCAGACGAGTTCGCTCAGCAGGTCGCCACCTTCGCCTCCACCGTCACGAGGTCACCGACATGGACCTGA
- a CDS encoding coproporphyrinogen-III oxidase family protein, with the protein MNPPVGKSARSSVESARDFIERNLNTRQVNKVLHAFPSPRLWQETEIPVRELLEQRKAAKQSRDLALYIAVPYCIRTDPDRCGYCLFPVEVYTGNNDLETYFDYLRREGELYRGMFEQDRIVNIYFGGGTSNLYRADKYPQLMELVRQHFALPDGISITLEGIPQLFTREKLQQIKESGMNRVSMGVQQMNDELNALSGRKQTVKHTLQTIEWCQELGLPCNVDLIFGWPRQTVATMMKDLELLVSTGIHHITHYELNVGGPTDFALNRRHELPSVEENLEMYRVSRDFLKSRGYVQLTPYDWEKIDAPEQSLYEECDREFRAMDIFGWGYAGVSQFSGAGGGNAWTYRQHTSVKDYYQAIDQGRIPFERGFVHQEVDHRLSQLFRNLQGLDVDLDAYKKTFGIELLEEYVGAWQALGERGFIEIDGRRLRLVGDGVFYTPMIQTLLSRERIAELSRSLHAQARSAPPPAA; encoded by the coding sequence ATGAATCCACCTGTTGGCAAGTCCGCGCGCTCCTCCGTCGAGTCCGCGCGGGACTTCATCGAGCGCAACCTGAACACGCGCCAGGTGAACAAGGTGCTGCACGCCTTCCCCTCACCGCGCCTGTGGCAGGAGACGGAGATCCCGGTGCGCGAGCTGCTCGAGCAGCGCAAGGCGGCAAAGCAGAGCCGCGATCTGGCCCTGTACATCGCCGTGCCCTACTGCATTCGCACCGATCCGGATCGCTGCGGATACTGCCTGTTCCCCGTCGAGGTCTACACCGGCAACAACGACCTGGAGACCTACTTCGACTACCTGCGCCGCGAGGGCGAATTGTACCGGGGGATGTTCGAGCAGGATCGAATCGTCAACATCTACTTCGGCGGCGGCACCTCCAACCTCTACCGCGCCGACAAGTACCCCCAGCTCATGGAACTGGTGCGGCAGCACTTCGCACTGCCGGACGGCATCTCCATCACCCTCGAGGGAATCCCGCAGCTCTTCACGCGCGAGAAGCTGCAGCAGATCAAGGAGAGCGGGATGAACCGCGTGAGCATGGGCGTCCAGCAGATGAACGACGAGCTGAACGCGCTCAGCGGCCGCAAGCAGACCGTCAAGCACACCCTGCAGACGATCGAGTGGTGTCAAGAGCTGGGGCTGCCGTGCAACGTGGACCTCATCTTCGGCTGGCCACGCCAGACCGTGGCCACGATGATGAAGGACCTCGAGCTGCTGGTGAGCACGGGGATCCACCACATCACCCATTATGAGCTCAACGTCGGAGGCCCTACCGACTTCGCCCTGAACCGCCGCCACGAGCTGCCCTCGGTGGAGGAGAACCTGGAGATGTACCGGGTGTCGCGCGACTTCCTGAAGAGCCGCGGCTACGTCCAGCTCACCCCGTACGACTGGGAGAAGATCGACGCTCCGGAGCAGAGCCTCTACGAAGAGTGTGACCGCGAGTTTCGCGCCATGGACATCTTCGGCTGGGGCTACGCGGGCGTGTCCCAGTTCTCAGGCGCCGGTGGCGGGAACGCCTGGACCTATCGCCAGCACACCTCGGTCAAGGACTACTACCAGGCCATCGATCAAGGCCGGATCCCCTTCGAGCGGGGCTTCGTCCACCAGGAGGTGGACCACCGCCTGTCGCAGCTCTTCCGCAACTTGCAGGGCCTGGACGTGGATCTCGATGCGTACAAGAAGACCTTCGGGATCGAACTCCTGGAGGAGTACGTCGGCGCCTGGCAGGCCCTGGGCGAGCGAGGCTTCATCGAGATCGACGGCAGGCGGCTGCGCCTGGTGGGGGATGGCGTGTTCTACACGCCCATGATCCAGACGCTGCTCTCGCGCGAGCGCATCGCCGAGCTGAGCCGCTCGCTCCACGCCCAGGCGCGGTCCGCCCCCCCGCCCGCAGCCTGA
- a CDS encoding leucine-rich repeat domain-containing protein produces MDLNSDMALRIYEQVFWGIDKPLAYTLEEDESGARKPVSIPAGIPWYASHPDPRMPVWFLQELIAEASAKSITGLSLAGCRQLDDEAFAHLRAASHLEVLDLFNTRLGDAGAAELGKLTALRSLNLAGTAITDRACEAIASLPALETLHLGWTEISDVALASLSAAPSLKTLDLRGTRITDAGLARLARLKSLRALSLQETGIGDAGVAALEPLAPVLERLYLGYTRVTDACVPKLAAFARLRTLSLRATVISAEQEKKLAAALTVLGGVGTGPQGIQEGLIR; encoded by the coding sequence ATGGACCTGAATTCCGACATGGCCCTTCGCATCTACGAGCAGGTCTTCTGGGGCATCGACAAGCCGCTGGCCTATACCCTGGAGGAGGACGAATCCGGGGCGCGCAAGCCCGTCTCCATCCCCGCGGGCATCCCCTGGTACGCCAGCCACCCCGATCCCCGCATGCCAGTGTGGTTCCTCCAGGAGCTCATCGCCGAAGCCTCGGCCAAGAGCATCACCGGCCTGTCCCTGGCAGGGTGTCGGCAGCTCGATGACGAGGCCTTCGCGCACCTCCGCGCCGCCTCGCACCTCGAAGTGCTCGACCTGTTCAACACCCGTCTGGGTGACGCCGGGGCCGCGGAGCTTGGAAAGCTCACGGCGCTCCGATCGCTCAACCTGGCAGGCACGGCCATCACCGATCGTGCGTGCGAGGCGATCGCGTCCCTGCCCGCGCTCGAGACGCTGCACCTCGGGTGGACCGAGATCAGCGATGTCGCCCTGGCGTCGCTGTCAGCAGCACCGTCGTTGAAGACCCTGGATCTGCGTGGGACCCGGATCACCGACGCAGGACTGGCCCGGCTGGCACGCCTGAAGAGTCTCCGGGCACTGAGCCTGCAAGAGACCGGCATCGGTGATGCCGGAGTGGCCGCACTCGAGCCGCTGGCACCCGTCCTCGAGCGCCTATACCTGGGCTACACCCGGGTGACAGACGCGTGCGTCCCCAAGCTCGCGGCGTTCGCGCGCTTGCGCACCCTCTCCCTCCGGGCAACGGTGATCAGCGCCGAGCAGGAGAAGAAGCTCGCCGCAGCGCTGACGGTCCTTGGAGGCGTCGGGACCGGGCCCCAGGGCATCCAGGAAGGCTTGATTCGCTGA